In one window of Ruminococcus albus AD2013 DNA:
- a CDS encoding transposase yields the protein MEYHELGDIHVCRAGRILWRIGTKHEKTKTGFVSEKALYRCESCEGCPYKQNCTKAKGNKTLSISHKFKELRTESLENITTEFGKQLRMNRSIQAEGVFGVLKQDHGFRRFLCRGKNNIRNEFLLLGLAYNIKKLFAKISENRLGISLFELKSA from the coding sequence ATGGAATATCACGAACTCGGCGATATACACGTATGCAGGGCAGGAAGGATACTGTGGCGTATCGGTACAAAGCATGAGAAAACGAAGACCGGATTCGTTTCGGAGAAAGCACTGTACAGATGTGAAAGCTGCGAAGGTTGTCCCTACAAACAGAATTGTACAAAAGCAAAAGGAAACAAAACGCTGTCTATATCGCATAAGTTCAAAGAACTGAGAACAGAAAGCCTGGAAAATATAACGACCGAATTCGGAAAACAGCTCAGAATGAACCGAAGCATACAGGCTGAAGGCGTATTCGGAGTGCTGAAACAGGATCATGGCTTCAGAAGATTCCTGTGCAGGGGCAAAAATAACATCAGAAATGAGTTCCTTTTGCTGGGACTTGCATACAACATAAAGAAGCTTTTTGCTAAGATCTCAGAAAACCGACTTGGAATTTCTCTTTTTGAACTGAAATCAGCATAA
- a CDS encoding phospholipase D-like domain-containing protein, with protein sequence MARTHYERLVASGVRLYRFTPGFIHSKVFVSDDKVATVGSVNLNSRSFYCDFECGAVLTGVPCIADIKTDILDTLAECQLITEENIIPLTLAEEARAAVMGNLGGMM encoded by the coding sequence ATTGCGCGGACGCACTATGAGCGGCTGGTGGCTTCGGGGGTAAGGCTTTACCGATTCACGCCGGGGTTCATACATTCAAAGGTGTTCGTCAGCGATGACAAAGTTGCCACGGTGGGCAGTGTGAATCTCAACAGCAGGAGTTTCTACTGTGATTTTGAATGCGGTGCGGTGCTGACAGGAGTTCCCTGCATAGCGGATATCAAGACGGATATCCTTGACACGCTGGCAGAATGTCAGCTTATCACCGAAGAAAATATTATCCCTCTGACCCTTGCGGAAGAAGCACGTGCCGCTGTGATGGGGAATCTTGGGGGGATGATGTGA
- a CDS encoding ankyrin repeat domain-containing protein yields the protein MFENIKTIWRAETMNVLFKEIRQGNIENIRERIEKNPAVVNEVFTGKKPLKDIGQSPLQVALKCAEFDIIDLLLNNGADPDFIENPSQVPPGSMCCPVISDAIKYAMDTLLYTGTKHIEQSLRYVGIIERLLVLGADPNKKRIDKNPINNWQPLGVLAARGNYILKRTRSDDPEAYCISNKNIITILDLLIKYGADVEDWLDNGVWGDESNRKAYLDDFEIKDEVDFNREIRTIFQEYFNRQTNT from the coding sequence ATGTTTGAAAATATTAAAACTATATGGAGAGCAGAGACAATGAATGTATTATTCAAGGAAATTCGGCAAGGAAATATCGAAAATATAAGAGAACGAATTGAAAAAAATCCTGCCGTTGTAAATGAGGTATTCACTGGAAAAAAACCATTGAAAGATATAGGACAATCACCATTGCAGGTTGCTTTGAAATGCGCTGAATTTGATATTATAGACTTGTTGCTCAATAATGGTGCTGATCCGGATTTCATAGAAAACCCCTCACAAGTTCCACCGGGTAGTATGTGTTGTCCTGTAATATCAGATGCAATTAAATATGCAATGGATACCTTGCTGTATACTGGTACAAAACACATTGAACAATCCTTACGATATGTAGGGATCATTGAACGATTGCTTGTGTTAGGAGCAGATCCGAACAAAAAAAGAATTGATAAGAATCCAATCAACAACTGGCAGCCACTTGGAGTACTGGCGGCAAGAGGAAATTATATTTTGAAGCGGACAAGGAGCGATGATCCAGAGGCATATTGCATATCAAATAAAAACATCATTACTATCCTTGATTTGTTGATAAAGTATGGAGCAGATGTTGAGGATTGGCTTGATAACGGCGTATGGGGAGACGAATCCAATCGAAAAGCTTATCTCGATGATTTTGAAATTAAAGACGAAGTTGATTTTAATCGAGAGATTCGCACCATTTTTCAAGAATATTTTAACAGACAAACTAATACTTGA
- a CDS encoding CPBP family intramembrane glutamic endopeptidase yields the protein MKNYDKQTIAQIRKPIVQAAIIMLVFYAIEIPMVHFNVFPDVNTRYIADTIIRAAGGTAGLILLNGYSKRGESKCTLKQLFTNKISGKTWLIMIPQIINILLPFLNIFIATVFTTRYILTLSILIVQQFATGFYEEGVQRGLMMNGLIKFNISTVKRRLFTVLVTGLFFGLGHAPNIAFGENPLIQVPSAMCIGMFWAAVYMLSDNLLLVMLLHAFADSTFRIVHGLFGYAREGFLYQAVECSRDIIEYVILPVLAICICIWFDKLKNNAPEDGST from the coding sequence ATGAAAAATTACGATAAACAGACCATAGCGCAGATCAGGAAACCGATAGTTCAGGCAGCGATCATAATGCTGGTGTTCTATGCGATAGAGATACCAATGGTGCATTTCAATGTATTTCCCGATGTAAACACGCGTTATATAGCAGACACTATAATAAGAGCAGCAGGCGGAACTGCCGGACTGATACTTTTGAATGGGTATTCCAAACGCGGTGAGAGTAAATGCACGCTGAAGCAGCTATTCACAAATAAGATTTCAGGGAAGACGTGGCTTATCATGATCCCACAGATTATCAATATTTTGCTTCCTTTCCTGAATATATTTATTGCAACCGTTTTTACAACAAGATATATTTTAACGCTCAGCATATTGATCGTTCAGCAGTTTGCAACCGGGTTCTATGAAGAAGGCGTTCAGAGAGGACTCATGATGAACGGTCTTATCAAATTTAATATAAGCACAGTGAAAAGAAGGCTGTTCACTGTTTTGGTTACAGGTCTGTTCTTCGGTCTGGGACATGCTCCCAACATCGCTTTTGGCGAAAATCCTCTGATTCAGGTTCCGTCTGCAATGTGTATTGGAATGTTTTGGGCGGCGGTATATATGCTGTCAGATAATCTGCTTCTCGTAATGCTTCTGCACGCTTTCGCCGACAGCACGTTCAGGATCGTCCACGGATTGTTCGGTTATGCTCGCGAAGGCTTTCTTTATCAGGCAGTAGAGTGTTCGAGAGATATCATAGAGTATGTGATACTGCCTGTTCTGGCGATCTGTATCTGCATATGGTTTGATAAGCTTAAGAATAATGCCCCTGAGGACGGGTCAACTTAA
- a CDS encoding HipA N-terminal domain-containing protein codes for MIETAEVYLWGTRIGFVHQGVDDVSASFEYDKKFLTSGIELSPFKMPLSNRVYSFPELSHVEAFHGIPGLLADSLPDKFGNAVIDK; via the coding sequence ATGATAGAAACGGCAGAAGTGTACCTTTGGGGAACTCGCATAGGGTTTGTTCATCAAGGTGTAGATGATGTTTCGGCTAGCTTTGAATATGACAAAAAGTTTCTGACCAGCGGAATAGAACTTTCACCGTTTAAAATGCCTTTATCCAATAGGGTATATTCATTCCCCGAGCTCAGCCATGTTGAAGCATTTCACGGTATTCCCGGTCTTCTGGCTGATTCTCTTCCTGACAAATTCGGTAATGCTGTCATTGACAAATGA
- a CDS encoding helix-turn-helix domain-containing protein → MKINKELQNKAIAAELGSRFKQYRIDYPMTRTELAEKSMVSVGTIARFENGSDIGLINLIKLLKALELEEKLDLLIPDPQERPSYYVENNTPKKRARKRRQNDNDWKWGDEK, encoded by the coding sequence ATGAAAATAAACAAAGAGCTGCAAAATAAAGCCATTGCTGCAGAGCTTGGTTCAAGATTCAAGCAGTATCGCATAGATTATCCGATGACAAGAACAGAACTTGCAGAAAAGTCAATGGTATCGGTAGGTACTATTGCGCGTTTTGAAAATGGCAGCGATATCGGTCTGATAAACCTGATAAAGCTGCTCAAAGCACTGGAACTTGAGGAAAAACTGGATTTGTTGATACCCGATCCTCAGGAACGTCCTTCCTACTATGTTGAAAACAACACTCCTAAAAAGCGTGCAAGAAAACGCAGACAAAACGATAATGACTGGAAATGGGGCGATGAAAAATGA
- a CDS encoding GNAT family N-acetyltransferase: MNIIFEKFSEKHIEEAVELALAELEAERTHCPDLPCVDFSEQLTGMLHWLSSQQFGKAALYDGRLVGYLVFAGPWDGFFGDVNGVFSPLGGSAFSYEFKNRGRLASMLFASASEEFVKQAVFSCALSRYAHDEEAARSFVLNGFGIRCSDSVREISSFAISYDPGNIHFAELPPNEFERIRELRNGLVKHLERAPVFFSTDMERYEQWFKNGDLRVFAAEADGEIIGFISLEDEAENFITRHNTMKNICGAYFDEKYRGKGTAQGLLGFIIETLKAEGVTHLGVDCETLNPTALNFWGKYFGPYTYSFARRIDERIVL, from the coding sequence ATGAATATTATATTTGAAAAATTCAGTGAAAAACATATTGAAGAGGCTGTTGAGCTGGCACTTGCGGAGCTTGAAGCGGAAAGAACACATTGTCCCGACCTGCCCTGTGTGGATTTCAGCGAACAGCTGACAGGAATGCTGCACTGGTTAAGCAGTCAGCAATTCGGGAAAGCCGCTCTGTATGACGGAAGGCTTGTGGGCTATCTGGTTTTTGCAGGCCCTTGGGACGGCTTTTTCGGAGATGTAAATGGCGTGTTTTCGCCTCTCGGCGGCAGTGCTTTTTCCTATGAGTTTAAAAACCGGGGCAGGCTGGCTTCAATGCTTTTTGCAAGCGCATCGGAAGAATTTGTGAAGCAGGCTGTTTTCAGTTGTGCGCTAAGCAGATACGCTCACGATGAGGAAGCTGCGAGATCCTTTGTGCTCAATGGCTTCGGAATACGCTGTTCGGATTCTGTCAGGGAAATCTCAAGCTTTGCTATTTCTTATGATCCGGGAAACATTCATTTTGCTGAATTGCCGCCAAATGAATTTGAAAGAATAAGGGAACTGAGAAACGGGCTTGTAAAGCATCTGGAAAGAGCGCCGGTATTCTTCTCGACTGATATGGAGCGCTATGAGCAATGGTTTAAGAACGGAGATCTGCGAGTGTTTGCCGCAGAGGCAGACGGTGAGATCATCGGCTTTATCTCCCTGGAGGATGAGGCAGAAAACTTTATTACCAGACACAACACGATGAAAAATATCTGCGGTGCATACTTTGATGAAAAGTATCGCGGAAAGGGAACTGCGCAGGGCTTGCTTGGATTTATCATCGAAACGCTTAAAGCTGAGGGCGTAACTCACCTCGGTGTGGACTGCGAAACTCTTAACCCTACTGCGCTTAATTTCTGGGGAAAGTATTTTGGACCGTACACATATTCCTTTGCAAGAAGGATCGATGAGCGCATTGTGTTATAA
- a CDS encoding BspA family leucine-rich repeat surface protein produces the protein MKLKKVLAVVMSLCMVAGTVSYGAPIITQSITAQAADSATSGFSFNQTTGMLTLSGTVDGDALRKFNNTYRDNVWSVIVLEGTVLPEDCSKLFCEYPCYSIDLSNADTSNVKNMSRMFDNCCNLKSLNLSGFDTSNVTDMSYMFNECSKLYSLDVSGFDTSNVTDMGDMFSLCDQLTSLDVSRFNTSKVTDMSGMFNSCLSLSTLDVSGFDTSNVTDMCDMFWGCAKLTSLDISKFDTSKVTNMGGMFCACNKLTTLDVSGFDTSKVTDMSGMFASTNLSTLDVSGFDTSKVTDMMAMFSSRNLTELDLSSFDTSKVTKMNWMFSFNLRSLTLGENFKNVPEEAELYNDKGWVNSKDIATVVSGNGEYAVIENTGKNTYKRLPIVEETKLTYPTNIKVEYIKKYHQVRFTWDKVESADKYSIAVFLAGKWRVQKQDITGTVYTSPKNLTPGKSYKVAIAARVDGKWDTANAIKHSGTVTIR, from the coding sequence ATGAAGTTAAAAAAAGTTTTAGCAGTAGTGATGTCACTTTGTATGGTGGCAGGAACTGTCAGCTACGGCGCACCTATTATAACACAGAGCATAACTGCGCAGGCGGCTGATTCAGCAACAAGCGGCTTTTCATTTAACCAAACAACAGGTATGCTTACGCTTAGCGGTACTGTTGATGGTGATGCTTTACGTAAATTTAACAATACCTATCGCGATAACGTTTGGTCTGTCATAGTTTTGGAAGGAACTGTTCTTCCTGAAGACTGCAGCAAGCTTTTTTGCGAATATCCTTGTTATTCCATCGACCTTTCAAATGCGGATACAAGTAATGTAAAAAATATGAGCAGAATGTTCGATAACTGTTGCAATCTTAAATCGCTCAATTTAAGTGGATTTGATACAAGCAATGTTACTGATATGAGCTATATGTTCAATGAGTGTAGCAAACTTTATTCTCTCGATGTAAGCGGATTTGATACAAGCAACGTTACAGATATGGGTGATATGTTCTCTCTTTGTGACCAATTAACATCGCTTGATGTAAGCAGATTTAACACAAGCAAAGTTACAGATATGAGTGGTATGTTCAATTCCTGTCTTAGCTTGTCAACGCTTGATGTTAGCGGTTTTGACACAAGCAATGTTACAGATATGTGTGATATGTTCTGGGGCTGTGCAAAATTGACGTCACTTGATATTAGCAAATTTGACACAAGCAAAGTTACAAATATGGGTGGTATGTTCTGTGCCTGTAATAAATTGACTACACTTGATGTAAGCGGATTTGATACAAGCAAAGTAACCGATATGTCAGGAATGTTCGCTTCAACTAACTTATCAACACTTGATGTAAGCGGATTTGATACAAGCAAAGTAACCGATATGATGGCAATGTTCTCTTCAAGAAATTTGACCGAACTTGATCTGAGCTCGTTTGATACAAGCAAAGTTACAAAGATGAACTGGATGTTCTCTTTTAATCTACGTTCCCTTACTCTTGGCGAGAATTTCAAAAATGTTCCCGAAGAAGCAGAACTTTATAATGACAAAGGCTGGGTAAATTCCAAAGACATCGCGACTGTAGTCAGCGGTAACGGAGAGTATGCAGTTATCGAAAACACCGGCAAGAACACCTATAAGCGCTTACCTATCGTTGAAGAAACCAAGCTTACCTACCCTACTAACATCAAAGTCGAGTACATAAAAAAATACCACCAGGTAAGATTCACATGGGATAAGGTCGAAAGTGCTGACAAATACAGCATTGCTGTTTTCCTTGCAGGCAAGTGGAGAGTTCAGAAACAGGATATCACCGGCACTGTTTATACATCTCCCAAAAATCTCACCCCGGGGAAGTCATACAAAGTCGCTATCGCTGCCAGAGTTGACGGAAAATGGGACACAGCAAATGCTATAAAACATTCGGGTACTGTTACTATAAGGTGA
- a CDS encoding discoidin domain-containing protein, with the protein MKIFKRLTALLCTGGMLLMSAPHCVLTSHAAQTVKLSPDNTFTINNGEFEGWGTSLCWWANRLGYSDSLAQQAADVFYGDEGLRLNIARFNIGGGDDPSHNHITRTDSNMPGYTKYSNGKITYDWSADANQRNVLMRSIQAAGDDMIVEMFSNSPPYYMTKSGCSSGSADAKSNNLKDDQYDDFARYFAEVCYHYQHDWGVKIQSAEAMNEPYTNFWKANSYKQEGCHFDQGSSQSTMIVELQKAMRDKGMGDVILCGTDETSIDTQISSFNNLSNDAKKAIGRIDTHTYGGSKRAELKNIALSNGKNLWMSEVDSSGTAGTNAGEMSAALWLAQRITTDVNDMNASAWIMWQVIDSHISKNGYNGRKDTGMVDTQKGYWGVAVANHDANKIVLTKKYYAFGQYSRYIRPGMIMLNSSGNTVAAYDPETGQIVAVSYNTSGSSADITFDLSDFAEVGSTANAIRTSKNENWKNVGTINLNGKTLNATLPGNSITTFVIEGNGSIGGNEIKVQADKLSGSDSWKQNADTDFHKAFDGDNATYFDGTRAGWVQADLGAVYDLSALAYCPRQNYEYRMVDGYFEVSMDGTDWQSIHTISENPTFAMHKVKLEKPITARYIRYAVPEGKPRNSYNTNDVYCCNVAEIKLYGTLNPEASFTKLAPEATSGTDSWKQQEGYNYGKAFDGDTATYFDGVGAGWVQADLGEICELNAIAYTPRKGYEARMVDGYFSVSEDGTSWQTVHTIGRMPTSDTQTVMLDAPVKARYIRYAVPEGRPNNGVNTDDVYCCNIAELTFYGAVLPNAVISNTIKVEYSEKYHQVRFTWDKVEGADKYGIAVYLAGKWRVQNQNITGTVYTSPKNLTPGKKYRVAIAARVNGKWDTANAIKHSGTVTIR; encoded by the coding sequence ATGAAAATTTTCAAACGCTTGACCGCTCTGCTTTGTACCGGTGGAATGCTCCTTATGTCAGCACCACACTGTGTTCTCACCTCTCATGCGGCACAAACAGTCAAGCTGTCACCGGATAATACTTTTACCATAAACAATGGCGAATTTGAGGGCTGGGGTACATCTCTTTGCTGGTGGGCCAATCGCCTCGGCTATTCTGACTCGCTGGCACAGCAGGCAGCGGATGTGTTCTACGGTGATGAAGGTCTACGTCTTAATATTGCTCGCTTTAATATCGGCGGCGGTGATGATCCAAGCCACAATCATATCACACGAACCGATTCCAATATGCCGGGATATACTAAGTATAGCAACGGAAAAATTACCTATGATTGGAGTGCTGATGCCAATCAGCGCAATGTGCTTATGCGGTCTATTCAGGCTGCCGGAGATGATATGATTGTGGAAATGTTCTCCAATTCGCCGCCCTATTACATGACGAAGAGCGGCTGTTCGTCAGGATCGGCAGATGCCAAAAGCAACAATCTGAAGGACGACCAATACGATGATTTTGCGCGGTATTTCGCGGAGGTTTGCTATCACTATCAGCACGACTGGGGCGTGAAGATCCAGAGCGCGGAAGCTATGAATGAGCCGTATACCAACTTCTGGAAGGCCAACAGCTACAAGCAGGAGGGCTGTCACTTCGATCAGGGAAGCTCGCAGTCAACCATGATCGTGGAGCTGCAAAAGGCGATGCGTGACAAGGGAATGGGCGATGTTATTCTTTGCGGTACGGATGAGACCTCCATTGACACGCAGATTAGCTCTTTTAACAATCTCTCTAATGATGCAAAAAAAGCGATCGGTCGTATCGACACCCACACCTACGGCGGCAGCAAACGTGCCGAGCTAAAAAATATTGCCCTGTCCAACGGAAAAAATCTCTGGATGAGCGAGGTGGACAGCAGCGGCACGGCCGGGACGAATGCAGGCGAAATGAGTGCGGCACTCTGGCTGGCACAGCGTATCACGACCGATGTCAACGACATGAACGCATCGGCGTGGATCATGTGGCAGGTGATCGACAGCCACATTTCAAAGAACGGCTACAACGGCCGAAAGGATACCGGTATGGTGGACACGCAGAAGGGCTACTGGGGCGTGGCAGTTGCCAACCATGATGCAAATAAGATCGTTCTGACGAAGAAATACTACGCTTTCGGACAGTACTCGCGCTATATTCGCCCCGGTATGATTATGCTGAACTCCTCCGGCAATACTGTTGCCGCTTATGATCCTGAGACGGGACAGATCGTGGCTGTTTCCTACAATACAAGCGGCAGCAGTGCTGACATAACTTTCGATCTTTCAGACTTTGCTGAGGTTGGCAGCACGGCAAATGCGATCCGCACGAGCAAGAATGAGAACTGGAAGAATGTGGGCACTATCAATCTAAACGGCAAAACGCTGAATGCAACCTTGCCCGGCAATTCCATCACAACGTTTGTCATTGAGGGAAATGGCAGTATAGGCGGCAATGAGATCAAGGTGCAGGCTGACAAGCTAAGCGGCTCTGACTCGTGGAAGCAAAATGCAGATACCGATTTCCACAAGGCTTTTGACGGCGACAACGCAACATACTTCGACGGCACGAGAGCCGGCTGGGTACAGGCAGATCTGGGTGCGGTCTACGATCTGAGCGCACTTGCTTACTGCCCTCGTCAGAACTATGAATACCGTATGGTGGATGGCTATTTCGAGGTGTCGATGGACGGCACAGACTGGCAGAGCATACACACAATTAGTGAGAATCCCACATTTGCCATGCACAAAGTGAAACTTGAAAAGCCGATCACGGCACGTTATATCCGCTATGCAGTACCAGAGGGCAAGCCGCGCAACAGCTACAACACAAATGATGTTTATTGCTGTAATGTAGCGGAAATCAAGCTCTATGGCACGCTGAATCCGGAGGCGAGCTTTACAAAATTAGCGCCCGAAGCAACAAGCGGTACAGATTCGTGGAAGCAGCAGGAAGGCTACAATTACGGAAAGGCGTTTGATGGCGATACTGCAACCTACTTTGACGGTGTGGGTGCAGGCTGGGTACAGGCTGATCTTGGGGAAATATGTGAGCTGAATGCGATCGCCTACACTCCCCGAAAGGGCTATGAGGCGCGTATGGTGGATGGCTATTTCAGCGTTTCCGAGGATGGTACAAGCTGGCAGACGGTACACACGATCGGCAGGATGCCCACATCGGACACACAGACCGTTATGCTCGATGCACCGGTGAAAGCACGGTATATCCGCTACGCTGTTCCAGAGGGAAGGCCGAATAACGGCGTGAATACCGATGATGTGTACTGCTGCAATATTGCGGAGCTTACGTTCTATGGCGCTGTACTGCCGAATGCGGTAATCAGCAACACTATAAAAGTTGAATACAGCGAGAAATATCACCAGGTAAGATTCACATGGGATAAAGTCGAAGGTGCTGACAAATACGGTATCGCTGTTTATCTTGCAGGCAAGTGGAGAGTACAGAACCAGAACATCACCGGTACGGTTTATACATCTCCCAAGAACCTGACACCCGGTAAGAAATACAGAGTCGCAATCGCTGCAAGGGTGAACGGCAAATGGGATACCGCAAACGCTATCAAACATTCAGGTACCGTCACCATAAGATAA
- a CDS encoding peptidase domain-containing ABC transporter: MKYPHIKQHDEKDCGAACLCMISEFHGLKIPIAKARSLIKVDNIGANVYGLVDGAQKIGLNGEGLGGSFEELNDGIISGEVKFPFVARIINEYGYEHYVVVWKIKKNSYLISDPGCQRKSTVTLELFKQCWLGQIVTFEKTEKFHTGNERKGSFRKFFKYIIKQKKLVTCVCVLSLIMSIINVTGSFVFNYVVKESQHTVITKQIEDERNGQEYEAGVISNKENSDHLSQDIPSADRNLVADGKIDSLISKIMPSLKSVCITAILLYILKMILDIIRGKAMAKMSKYVEFPLTMEFYDHLIDLPAGFYGNRNTGEYMSRFKDTAYIKSAISNATLTIILDSMMAVASGLFLCWLSPKLFLITCITIFVYTIILLAFRKPLSDVNYKMMESDSIVTSYLKETIDGIETIKSYNYMIPVKKKVRALYGEQLDHGVRGNVMGTILGSIMTMVSSISMVLLLWTGANLCIKGQLMLSDLLVFYYMMGYFLQPVGNLVNLQPTIQTAMVAAERLNDILDAEKENNDKRSPHNLKEDIIFDKVVFSYGNREPVLKELSLTCKAGTKTALVGESGSGKTTIAKLLMAFHEVETGEVTIGNIPINDYSPIELRKHISYISQTTSLFADTIMNNIKIGNPNASDEDVVDICKKCGIDSFAEKLPMGYNTKIEENGKNLSGGQRQRLAIARALIRKPDILIMDEATSNLDTISEKMIRDIIDSLPKDITILIIAHRLKTVMNCDNICVVKDGRIVEEGKHDQLLAQNGYYSQIWG, from the coding sequence ATGAAATATCCCCATATAAAGCAACATGATGAAAAAGATTGCGGCGCGGCCTGTCTTTGTATGATATCTGAATTTCATGGATTAAAGATTCCGATTGCAAAAGCAAGGTCGCTTATCAAAGTTGACAATATAGGAGCAAACGTATATGGATTGGTTGATGGAGCCCAAAAGATAGGCTTGAATGGAGAAGGACTCGGAGGCAGTTTTGAAGAACTTAATGACGGTATAATATCAGGCGAAGTGAAATTTCCTTTTGTAGCGAGAATAATCAATGAATATGGATATGAACACTATGTTGTAGTCTGGAAAATCAAAAAGAATTCTTATTTGATCAGCGATCCTGGATGTCAAAGAAAAAGCACTGTAACGTTAGAATTGTTTAAACAATGTTGGCTCGGTCAAATCGTTACATTTGAAAAAACTGAAAAGTTTCATACAGGTAATGAAAGAAAAGGATCGTTCAGAAAGTTCTTTAAATATATTATAAAACAAAAAAAGCTTGTTACCTGTGTATGTGTTTTATCTTTGATAATGTCAATAATAAACGTGACCGGTTCTTTTGTATTCAATTATGTTGTAAAAGAGTCACAACATACAGTTATAACCAAACAAATTGAAGATGAACGAAACGGTCAGGAATATGAAGCCGGTGTAATATCTAACAAAGAGAATAGTGATCATTTATCCCAGGATATTCCTTCGGCAGATCGGAACCTTGTGGCTGATGGAAAGATCGATAGTCTTATATCCAAAATAATGCCATCATTAAAATCAGTATGTATCACAGCGATTCTATTGTATATACTGAAAATGATACTTGATATTATTCGCGGTAAAGCCATGGCTAAAATGTCAAAATATGTAGAATTTCCTCTTACAATGGAGTTCTACGATCATTTGATAGATCTTCCGGCAGGGTTTTATGGTAATAGAAATACCGGCGAGTATATGTCGCGATTTAAAGATACTGCCTATATAAAATCAGCCATTAGTAACGCTACACTGACTATTATTTTAGACAGTATGATGGCAGTTGCATCAGGATTATTTCTCTGTTGGTTAAGTCCTAAGCTTTTTCTTATTACGTGTATTACTATCTTTGTTTACACAATAATTCTTCTGGCATTCAGAAAACCTTTATCCGACGTAAATTATAAAATGATGGAATCTGACAGTATCGTAACTTCGTATTTGAAAGAAACTATCGACGGTATAGAGACTATCAAATCATATAATTATATGATCCCTGTAAAGAAAAAGGTTAGAGCATTGTATGGTGAGCAATTGGATCATGGCGTAAGGGGAAATGTTATGGGAACTATACTCGGATCAATAATGACAATGGTATCATCTATAAGCATGGTATTACTTCTTTGGACGGGAGCAAATTTATGCATCAAAGGTCAACTGATGCTATCGGATCTGCTGGTATTTTATTATATGATGGGTTATTTTTTACAGCCTGTTGGAAATCTTGTCAATCTACAGCCAACGATACAAACTGCTATGGTTGCAGCAGAAAGACTTAATGATATTCTGGATGCAGAAAAAGAAAATAATGATAAACGTTCTCCACATAATCTGAAAGAAGATATCATTTTTGACAAAGTAGTTTTCAGCTATGGAAATCGTGAACCTGTTTTGAAAGAGTTATCATTAACATGTAAAGCAGGGACGAAAACTGCACTTGTGGGTGAAAGCGGAAGCGGTAAAACTACTATTGCAAAGCTGTTAATGGCTTTTCATGAAGTCGAAACCGGAGAGGTCACTATCGGAAATATACCGATCAATGATTATTCGCCCATAGAACTTAGGAAACATATTTCATACATTTCGCAAACAACATCATTATTTGCGGATACTATCATGAATAATATAAAAATAGGTAATCCGAATGCATCTGATGAAGATGTTGTGGATATATGCAAGAAATGTGGCATAGATTCTTTTGCTGAAAAACTGCCAATGGGTTATAACACCAAAATTGAAGAAAACGGAAAGAATCTCTCCGGCGGACAAAGACAAAGACTTGCAATTGCCAGAGCTTTGATAAGAAAACCTGATATACTGATCATGGACGAAGCAACAAGTAATCTTGATACGATATCTGAAAAGATGATCCGAGATATAATTGACTCGTTACCCAAAGATATTACCATTCTGATAATCGCACACAGACTTAAAACTGTAATGAATTGTGATAATATATGTGTTGTTAAAGATGGAAGGATTGTCGAAGAGGGTAAGCACGATCAATTATTGGCACAAAATGGTTATTACTCGCAAATATGGGGTTGA